A genome region from Tolypothrix sp. PCC 7712 includes the following:
- a CDS encoding HhoA/HhoB/HtrA family serine endopeptidase, which produces MKINKSCCAAQIIDTKGLPQKQERNNMMSMLLKVSLVVFLGGCSLLPSKTVEKQGTDAQSQVAPQNPTNPDPTIAPPAIFSSSNDPNFVVGVVQKVGSAVVRIDSSRTVTSQTPDEFDDPFFRRFFGEIPSQPRQRIERGSGSGFIINSSGQILTNSHVVDGADSVSVILKDGRTFNGKVLGEDPVTDVAVIKIEANNLPTLALGNSDALQPGEAVIAIGNPLGLNNTVTSGIISATGRSSSDIGASDKRVDYIQTDAAINPGNSGGPLLNVRGQVIGMNTAIIRGAQGLGFAIPINTAQRIAQELIATGKVEHPYLGVQMVTLTPEIRDRINNELGDRINLTADKGVLLVNIVPRSPAAVAGLRTGDVIRSIDSQPVNKIEDVQKLVENSKIGNPLQMQVERDGKVTQVAVKPAPLPIRRES; this is translated from the coding sequence ATGAAGATCAACAAAAGTTGCTGTGCAGCCCAAATTATTGATACCAAAGGTTTACCCCAAAAGCAGGAAAGAAATAATATGATGTCAATGCTCTTAAAAGTCAGTTTAGTGGTATTTCTGGGAGGTTGCTCTCTTCTACCTAGCAAGACCGTTGAAAAACAAGGAACTGATGCTCAGTCACAAGTAGCACCTCAAAATCCAACTAACCCTGATCCCACAATTGCGCCACCGGCAATTTTTTCATCTTCTAACGATCCTAACTTTGTGGTGGGAGTAGTACAAAAAGTTGGCTCGGCTGTAGTTCGGATTGATTCTTCTCGAACTGTTACCTCTCAGACACCAGATGAATTTGACGATCCATTTTTTCGGCGGTTTTTTGGCGAGATACCATCTCAGCCGCGACAAAGAATAGAACGTGGTAGTGGTTCCGGATTTATTATTAATTCTTCTGGGCAAATTTTGACCAATTCCCACGTAGTAGACGGCGCTGATAGTGTAAGTGTCATTCTCAAAGATGGGCGGACTTTTAACGGTAAAGTACTGGGAGAAGATCCGGTAACTGATGTAGCTGTGATCAAAATTGAGGCGAATAACCTGCCAACTCTAGCTTTAGGTAACTCCGATGCTTTGCAACCAGGGGAGGCTGTAATCGCTATTGGTAATCCTTTAGGATTAAATAATACAGTCACATCTGGAATTATTAGTGCTACTGGTCGCTCTAGCAGTGATATTGGTGCTAGTGATAAGCGTGTTGATTATATTCAAACTGATGCAGCAATTAATCCTGGTAACTCTGGCGGCCCGTTGCTGAATGTACGCGGTCAAGTAATTGGGATGAACACAGCAATTATTCGTGGTGCTCAAGGTTTGGGATTTGCCATTCCTATCAATACTGCACAAAGAATTGCCCAAGAGTTAATTGCGACTGGAAAAGTCGAGCATCCTTATTTGGGTGTGCAAATGGTGACGCTAACACCAGAAATTCGCGACAGAATTAATAATGAATTAGGCGATCGCATTAATCTCACTGCTGATAAAGGCGTTTTATTAGTTAATATTGTGCCCCGTTCTCCCGCCGCCGTTGCTGGATTAAGAACTGGTGATGTGATTCGGAGTATTGATAGTCAGCCTGTCAATAAAATAGAAGACGTGCAAAAGCTCGTAGAAAATAGCAAAATCGGTAATCCTTTACAAATGCAAGTAGAACGAGATGGGAAAGTTACTCAAGTAGCAGTCAAACCCGCGCCTTTACCCATCCGCCGTGAAAGTTGA
- the def gene encoding peptide deformylase has product MAELMPIIQLGNPILRQTASLIDNIQDEVVQNLIENLLVTVAQSNGVGIAAPQIAESYRLFIVASRPNPRYPNAPEMAPTAMINPRIIGHSTEVVKGWEGCLSVPGIRGLVPRYQTIQVEYTDRYGELQQQELTDFVARIFQHEYDHLDGIVFVDRLESTQDMITEQEYQQRIVNNL; this is encoded by the coding sequence ATGGCTGAATTAATGCCAATTATTCAATTAGGTAATCCCATACTACGCCAAACGGCTAGCTTAATTGATAATATTCAAGATGAGGTTGTACAGAACCTAATTGAAAATTTACTAGTAACTGTTGCCCAATCTAACGGTGTGGGAATTGCCGCACCGCAAATTGCAGAGTCTTATCGTTTATTTATTGTGGCTTCTCGCCCTAATCCCAGATATCCCAACGCTCCAGAGATGGCACCTACAGCAATGATCAATCCCAGAATTATTGGTCATTCTACAGAAGTAGTTAAAGGTTGGGAAGGTTGTTTAAGCGTTCCTGGTATTAGAGGTTTAGTTCCCAGATATCAAACAATTCAAGTAGAATATACTGACCGCTATGGTGAATTGCAACAGCAAGAACTCACGGATTTTGTGGCGCGAATTTTTCAGCATGAATACGATCACCTCGACGGAATTGTCTTTGTTGATCGCTTAGAAAGTACTCAGGACATGATTACAGAACAAGAATATCAACAGCGAATAGTTAATAATCTTTAA
- a CDS encoding TetR/AcrR family transcriptional regulator: MPKETYIPCLLQLFRQYGYDGATLAKISEATGLGKASLYHHFPGGKDEMVEAVLDYLERWLVENILPSLQSEGDAVTKLQRMCDRLNELYEGGKQPCVFAILLLGSARDVFHRKVQELFQGWIDAIASVLIEAGMDKELAKQRAEDAAIAIQGSLILSQGLEDSAPFQRVIQQLPKELCRVVPI, from the coding sequence ATGCCTAAAGAGACTTATATTCCCTGTCTGTTGCAGCTATTTCGGCAGTATGGTTATGATGGCGCAACCCTAGCCAAGATTTCGGAAGCCACTGGACTAGGAAAAGCTAGCCTTTACCACCACTTCCCCGGCGGTAAAGATGAGATGGTGGAGGCGGTACTAGATTATCTAGAACGATGGTTAGTAGAAAATATCCTGCCATCTCTTCAGAGTGAAGGAGATGCTGTGACAAAATTGCAGCGAATGTGCGATCGCCTCAACGAACTTTATGAGGGAGGAAAGCAGCCATGTGTGTTCGCCATCTTGTTGCTAGGTTCAGCAAGAGATGTATTTCACCGTAAAGTACAAGAATTATTTCAGGGCTGGATTGATGCGATCGCCAGTGTGTTGATTGAAGCGGGTATGGATAAAGAACTAGCTAAACAACGAGCTGAAGATGCTGCGATCGCTATTCAAGGTTCGCTAATTTTATCCCAGGGCTTAGAAGATTCGGCTCCCTTTCAGCGTGTAATTCAGCAACTCCCAAAAGAACTCTGTAGGGTTGTACCAATTTAA
- a CDS encoding glutathione S-transferase family protein, whose protein sequence is MIKLYGHELSGNSYKAKLMLSLLGLDYEWIKVDLMTGAHKEPEFLELNSFGQVPLLVDGNTVLADAQAILVYLARQYGGDRWLPLEALLLAQVIRWLSTTAGEIRQGPESARLYHLFKTTSINIERANQKSEFILTQLNNHLGNREWLELGHPTIADVAVFPYVALAPDGKINLENYPNILSWIDRIKHLPGFVGMIGIEEPVTV, encoded by the coding sequence ATGATTAAGCTTTATGGTCACGAACTATCTGGTAACAGCTACAAAGCAAAATTAATGCTGTCTCTGTTGGGCTTAGATTACGAGTGGATTAAAGTTGATTTGATGACAGGAGCGCATAAAGAGCCGGAATTTTTAGAACTAAATTCCTTTGGACAGGTGCCTTTGTTAGTCGATGGCAATACAGTGTTGGCAGATGCCCAAGCCATTCTTGTATACCTAGCGCGGCAGTATGGCGGCGATCGATGGTTACCCTTAGAAGCTTTACTCCTAGCTCAGGTGATACGCTGGTTATCAACCACTGCGGGAGAAATTCGCCAAGGCCCTGAATCAGCGCGTTTGTATCATTTATTCAAAACCACTAGCATCAATATTGAAAGGGCAAATCAAAAATCAGAGTTCATTTTGACGCAACTCAACAATCACTTAGGAAATCGAGAATGGTTGGAATTAGGACATCCGACAATCGCTGATGTTGCAGTCTTTCCTTATGTTGCACTTGCGCCTGATGGCAAGATTAACTTAGAAAATTACCCAAATATCCTTAGCTGGATTGATCGCATCAAACATCTTCCTGGTTTTGTAGGAATGATTGGCATTGAAGAACCTGTTACGGTTTAG
- a CDS encoding pyridoxamine 5'-phosphate oxidase family protein has translation MPRKFGEIAFTPEVLAAQEQRGSRQTYERYIANGSANDIITPKIEEFIAQLDGFYLGTVSSNGYPYIQFRGGPPGFLKVLDKKTLGFADFTGNVQYVTVGNLSGNDKAFIFLMDYRHRKRIKIWGRSKYVEDDPALIEQLRMPGYPAEVERAILFHVEAISENCPQHIPIRYSVDEVEAMIAPLQARITQLEQQLSDRLTEL, from the coding sequence ATGCCACGCAAATTTGGAGAAATTGCTTTTACACCGGAAGTACTAGCAGCTCAAGAACAACGGGGGTCGAGGCAGACCTATGAACGCTATATTGCCAATGGTTCTGCTAATGATATCATTACCCCAAAAATTGAGGAATTTATTGCTCAACTCGACGGCTTTTATTTAGGAACAGTCAGTTCCAACGGTTATCCATATATTCAGTTTCGTGGCGGCCCGCCCGGTTTTTTGAAGGTGTTGGATAAGAAGACGCTGGGCTTTGCCGACTTCACTGGAAATGTACAGTACGTTACGGTAGGTAACCTGTCGGGTAATGATAAAGCCTTCATCTTCTTAATGGATTATCGTCACCGCAAACGCATCAAGATTTGGGGAAGAAGCAAATATGTTGAAGACGATCCAGCTTTAATTGAACAGCTAAGAATGCCAGGATATCCAGCAGAAGTAGAAAGAGCGATTCTGTTTCATGTAGAAGCAATTAGCGAAAACTGTCCCCAACATATTCCTATCCGCTATTCGGTGGACGAAGTCGAAGCGATGATTGCTCCTTTACAAGCCCGCATTACACAATTAGAACAGCAACTAAGCGATCGCCTGACGGAACTGTAA
- the dhaK gene encoding dihydroxyacetone kinase subunit DhaK, with protein MKKLINKPEDFVRESLEGMAAAHADLIQVSYEPTFVYRADAPVQGKVAIISGGGSGHEPMHAGFVGRGMLDAACPGEVFTSPTPDQMLAAAQKVNSGAGILYIVKNYSGDVMNFEMATELAQGEGIRVLNILIDDDVAVKDSLYTQGRRGVGTTVLAEKICGAAAEAGYDLQQIADLCRRVNLYGRSMGIALTSCTVPANGSPTFTLSDRELEIGIGIHGEPGRERIAVQSVDEITESLARAIIDDTGYSRTVREWNAEQGDWVDVELTDPPLQKGDRVLAFVNSMGGTPLSELYLVYRKLAQICEQQGLQIVRNLIGPYITSLEMQGCSITLLKLDDEMIRLWDAPVKTPSLRWGI; from the coding sequence ATGAAAAAGCTGATTAACAAGCCAGAAGACTTTGTGCGGGAAAGCTTAGAAGGTATGGCGGCGGCTCATGCTGATTTAATTCAGGTGAGCTATGAACCAACCTTTGTCTATCGAGCCGATGCGCCCGTACAGGGGAAAGTAGCAATTATTTCTGGTGGTGGCAGTGGACATGAGCCAATGCACGCTGGTTTTGTGGGTAGGGGAATGCTTGATGCTGCTTGTCCGGGAGAGGTTTTTACTTCACCTACCCCCGATCAAATGTTAGCCGCAGCCCAGAAAGTGAATAGTGGGGCAGGTATCCTTTATATCGTCAAAAACTACAGTGGCGATGTAATGAACTTTGAAATGGCAACGGAATTAGCCCAAGGTGAGGGTATCCGAGTGCTGAATATTTTGATTGATGATGATGTCGCAGTTAAAGACAGCCTTTATACTCAGGGCAGGCGGGGTGTCGGTACAACAGTACTGGCGGAGAAAATTTGTGGTGCAGCAGCTGAGGCTGGATATGATTTGCAGCAAATAGCAGATTTATGTCGTCGAGTAAATTTGTATGGGCGGAGTATGGGAATTGCCTTGACTTCCTGTACAGTACCAGCTAACGGTTCGCCGACATTTACATTAAGCGATCGCGAATTAGAAATTGGCATTGGGATTCATGGCGAACCAGGTAGAGAACGCATCGCTGTACAATCTGTAGATGAAATTACTGAGAGTTTAGCACGAGCAATTATTGACGATACAGGCTATAGCCGGACAGTTAGAGAGTGGAATGCAGAGCAAGGGGATTGGGTAGATGTAGAACTGACAGATCCACCATTGCAAAAAGGCGATCGCGTACTTGCTTTTGTCAATAGCATGGGTGGTACTCCCCTTTCGGAACTTTATCTTGTCTATCGCAAACTAGCCCAAATCTGCGAACAGCAAGGATTGCAAATTGTACGCAATTTAATTGGCCCTTATATTACATCTTTAGAAATGCAAGGATGCTCAATTACCCTATTGAAGCTAGATGATGAAATGATTCGGCTTTGGGATGCACCAGTTAAAACCCCAAGCCTACGTTGGGGAATTTAG